In the Pirellulales bacterium genome, GCGAGATTGGTTTGAAGACGGACTTGTATGATGGTGCGCCTTTCCAAAAATTCACGGCCCCCGCTGCCTCGCCGCACGGAACAAAACTGCCCATCGCACCAGGCAACAACGACGTCAACGGAAAACCCAGCAATGCCGACAGGAGTAAAGCCGACGCCAACAACATGCCGCCGCCGGCAACGGAACCAAATCGCATCGCTGCGAAAAACGTCGTCGCCGTGCTGGAAGGCGAAGGGCCGCACGCCGATGAAGCGATTGTCATCGGCGCACACTACGACCATTTGGGGCGTGGTGAACCCGGCTCGCTGGAGCCGGATTCGCACGAAATTCATCATGGGGCTGACGATAACGCCTCGGGCGTCGCCGCCATGTTGGAAATCGCTCGGCAACTGGCGGCCCGGGAGAAAAAACTGCCCCGTCAAGTGGTGTTCATCGCCTTTACGGGCGAGGAGCGCGGGTTGTACGGCAGCGCCCATTATGTGAAAGATCCGCTGGCGCCGCTGGATAAAACCATCGCCATGCTGAATCTTGACATGGTGGGACGGATGACCGACGACAAGCTGATTGTGTACGGCACCGGCACGGCCAGCGAATGGGGCGATTTGCTGACTCGGCTAAACGAAAAGCACGATTTTCAATTGACGCGCCATCCGGAAGGGTATGGGCCAAGCGATCACTCGTCGTTTTACGCCAAGCGAATTCCGGTGCTGTTTTTCTTCACAGGCACGCACAAAGATTACCACCGCCCCAGCGACACGTTCGACAAAATTAACGTGGACGGCATGCGCCGCGTGGCTGAATTGGTGGCGGATGCCGCTGTTGCCATTGCCGAAACCGACGCTCGTCCAACGTATAAGGACATCGGCGGACCGTCACAGTTTGCCAAAAGCGGCGACCGGCCGTACTTCGGCAGCATTCCCGATTTCTCGCAAGATCAGCCCGGCTATGCGTTGATGGGCGTATCCAAAGGCGGGCCGGCGGAAGCGGCGGGCATTCAAGGGGGCGACATTATTCTGCGGCTGGGCGATTACCCGATCGCCAATTTGGAAGACTTC is a window encoding:
- a CDS encoding M20/M25/M40 family metallo-hydrolase, producing MLAEPNHHDGRYVLPIRWLILIATAATLICGWKNAQGEETPEAAANERLARTVLYLSSDELEGRGLGSKGLDLAADYIAGQFREIGLKTDLYDGAPFQKFTAPAASPHGTKLPIAPGNNDVNGKPSNADRSKADANNMPPPATEPNRIAAKNVVAVLEGEGPHADEAIVIGAHYDHLGRGEPGSLEPDSHEIHHGADDNASGVAAMLEIARQLAAREKKLPRQVVFIAFTGEERGLYGSAHYVKDPLAPLDKTIAMLNLDMVGRMTDDKLIVYGTGTASEWGDLLTRLNEKHDFQLTRHPEGYGPSDHSSFYAKRIPVLFFFTGTHKDYHRPSDTFDKINVDGMRRVAELVADAAVAIAETDARPTYKDIGGPSQFAKSGDRPYFGSIPDFSQDQPGYALMGVSKGGPAEAAGIQGGDIILRLGDYPIANLEDFDTALRKFKAGDRITVLVKRGSDEMKFAVTLEPPRQ